The following coding sequences lie in one Salvelinus fontinalis isolate EN_2023a chromosome 21, ASM2944872v1, whole genome shotgun sequence genomic window:
- the LOC129818038 gene encoding thioredoxin-like protein 1, which produces MVGVKVIGNDSEFQPELAAAGSRLAVVKFTMAGCRPCVRISPAFNMLSNKYPHVVFLEVDVHVCQATAAANNISATPTFLFFRNKVRVDLYQGADASGLEEKIKQHVENDPGSNEDSDIPKGYMDLMPFVNKAGCECLNESDESGFDNCLVKDTTYLESDCDEQLLVTMAFNQPVKLYSMKLQSSDLAQAPKCVKIFINLPRSMDFDDAERSEATQTLDLAEEDFKEDGLIPLRYVKFQNVQSITMFVKNNQGDEETTKINYLTFIGTPVQATNMNDFKRVVGKKGESH; this is translated from the exons ATGGTCGGGGTAAAAGTAATCGGGAATGATTCAGAATTCCAACCTGAGCTAGCAGCCGCCGGTTCGAGGCTTGCGGTAGTGAAGTTCACAATGGCAGG GTGTCGACCCTGTGTCAGAATATCCCCTGCTTTCAACATGTTGAGTAACAAGTACCCACACGTGGTTTTCCTTGAAGTAGATGTGCACGTCTGTCAG gcAACGGCTGCCGCCAACAACATCTCTGCAACGCCAACATTTTTGTTTTTCCGCAACAAAGTGCGCGTTGACCTGTATCAGGGTGCAGATGCCTCAGGACTAGAGGAGAAGATCAAGCAGCATGTAGAAAACGACCCTGGAAGCAACGAGGACTCAGACATTCCCAAGGGATAT ATGGACCTGATGCCGTTTGTGAACAAAGCTGGCTGTGAGTGCCTAAATGAGAGCGACGAGAGCGGCTTTGACAACTGCTTAGTCAAGGACACCACCTACCTGGAGTCTGACTGTGATGAGCAG CTCCTCGTTACGATGGCCTTTAACCAACCTGTCAAGCTGTACTCAATGAAGCTGCAGTCCTCTGACTTGG CCCAGGCACCAAAGTGTGTGAAGATCTTCATTAACCTGCCTCGCTCCATGGACTTTGACGACGCTGAGCGGAGCGAAGCCACCCAGACCTTGGACCTGGCGGAGGAGGACTTCAAGGAAGACGGGTTGATTCCACTGAGATACGTCAAGTTCCAGAACGTTCAGAGCATCACC ATGTTCGTGAAGAACAACCAAGGTGATGAAGAGACGACTAAAATCAACTACCTTACTTTTATCGGAACCCCTGTACAAGCAACGAACATGAATGACTTCAAACGG GTTGTGGGCAAGAAAGGAGAGAGTCACTGA